One Nitrospinaceae bacterium genomic window carries:
- a CDS encoding Gfo/Idh/MocA family oxidoreductase, with product MSSNPVRVASLGMGWWSDVLADAIQKSNEIEIVSCFTRSNDKKAAFADKYGCKQAASYEEILADPSIEGVINTTPNHVHVETTREAAEAGKHIFLDKPIANSIADGKEIARIQKDSGVVIAIGYQRRRENQFQWVKKEINEGRFGKLVQAEANISRDREGQFDLSSWRYTAEGMPGGVMLQIGIHYVDVLEFLMGPVKAVSARTAQLVLPGDNPDVANLLMEHENGAQSILSASYASASEYYLMNIYGKESTAYFDLFEGLRCLRRGEKKPEKVSFEKNDTIREELEEFASCIRNGGEPEVGPMRATESLAVIMAGIKSAAEGRRVEIAEIMDAK from the coding sequence TTGAGTTCAAACCCGGTTCGCGTTGCATCCCTCGGCATGGGGTGGTGGTCTGACGTTTTGGCCGACGCGATTCAAAAGTCGAATGAAATTGAAATTGTCAGCTGCTTTACCCGCTCGAATGACAAAAAAGCGGCCTTCGCCGACAAGTACGGGTGCAAGCAGGCGGCGAGCTACGAGGAAATCCTGGCCGACCCGTCAATTGAAGGCGTTATCAACACCACACCGAACCACGTCCACGTCGAAACAACGCGGGAAGCCGCCGAGGCAGGCAAACATATATTTCTCGACAAACCTATTGCCAACTCGATTGCCGACGGCAAAGAAATCGCCCGCATCCAAAAAGACTCGGGCGTCGTGATCGCCATTGGCTACCAGCGCCGCCGGGAAAATCAATTTCAGTGGGTTAAAAAAGAAATCAACGAGGGCCGGTTCGGTAAACTCGTCCAGGCCGAGGCCAACATCAGCCGCGACCGGGAGGGGCAATTTGACCTCTCTTCCTGGCGCTATACAGCCGAAGGGATGCCGGGCGGCGTCATGCTTCAGATCGGGATTCACTATGTGGATGTTCTCGAATTTCTCATGGGCCCCGTCAAAGCCGTTTCCGCGCGAACGGCGCAGCTTGTTCTTCCGGGCGACAACCCCGATGTGGCGAATCTCCTGATGGAGCACGAAAACGGCGCACAGTCGATACTCTCGGCCAGCTACGCCTCGGCGTCCGAGTATTATCTGATGAACATCTACGGAAAAGAATCGACGGCCTACTTCGATCTGTTCGAGGGGCTTCGCTGCCTGCGGCGGGGAGAGAAAAAACCCGAAAAAGTCTCGTTCGAGAAAAATGACACCATCAGGGAAGAGCTTGAAGAGTTCGCGAGTTGTATTCGAAATGGCGGGGAGCCCGAGGTAGGCCCCATGCGCGCCACAGAATCGCTTGCGGTGATCATGGCGGGCATAAAGTCAGCCGCCGAGGGCCGCCGTGTCGAGATAGCCGAAATTATGGACGCCAAATAG
- a CDS encoding alpha/beta fold hydrolase produces the protein MPRIKAGEIHLNYTDTGEGEPFLLIPGLMGLLNAWDFQVPHFSKNYRCITFDHRGTGESDKPENAYSTDYIARDAIALLDTLGIEKAHVAGTSTGGCVLQNLALDYPDRLKCCIFTNTWTKADPYMTRLQTSRKQIAQAYGTEEYIKFSSLWTCGATQFHNMYENLLELEERQKATIAPVEVLVARIDMTLNHDRKDELTEIKKPSLIIAAKDDALTPPYFAQELQGYIEGSELVVLEEGGHYSYRRSHEEWNAAAEAFLNKNKGKI, from the coding sequence ATGCCCCGAATCAAGGCTGGAGAGATACACCTTAATTACACGGACACGGGCGAGGGAGAGCCGTTTCTTCTCATCCCGGGCTTAATGGGTCTCTTGAACGCCTGGGATTTCCAGGTCCCCCATTTTTCGAAAAACTATCGGTGCATCACCTTCGACCACCGGGGCACGGGCGAGAGCGATAAGCCTGAGAACGCCTACTCGACAGACTACATCGCAAGGGATGCAATTGCGCTTCTCGACACGCTGGGAATAGAAAAAGCCCACGTTGCTGGAACCTCCACCGGGGGCTGCGTCCTTCAAAATCTCGCGCTCGATTATCCGGATCGCCTCAAGTGTTGCATCTTCACGAACACCTGGACCAAGGCGGACCCCTACATGACTCGCCTTCAGACCTCGCGCAAGCAAATTGCCCAGGCCTACGGCACCGAGGAATATATTAAATTCAGCTCGCTGTGGACCTGCGGGGCGACCCAGTTTCACAACATGTACGAAAACCTTTTGGAGCTCGAAGAGCGCCAAAAAGCGACCATCGCGCCCGTTGAGGTGCTCGTCGCCCGGATCGATATGACACTCAACCACGACAGGAAAGATGAGCTAACGGAAATCAAAAAACCCTCGCTCATCATCGCCGCCAAGGACGACGCCCTCACCCCGCCCTATTTTGCGCAAGAGCTACAAGGATATATCGAGGGGTCAGAACTCGTCGTGCTAGAAGAGGGCGGCCACTACAGCTACCGTCGAAGCCATGAAGAGTGGAACGCGGCGGCCGAGGCGTTCCTCAACAAAAACAAAGGCAAGATTTAA
- a CDS encoding adenylate/guanylate cyclase domain-containing protein has translation MHVLAMNAYTSRRLLTSAKLGLATIPFSVVLRFAHGYGLEPGSFAMGFGAGFAVGVAELFLFKSWLKDLPFLVHLAVKALILVGVMYLTFAVLNLLDVFVDGITWQAYGQAIFQGETLIGIVEGLVVITFLLFFINLDRLLGPGLLLGYVTGRYHRPRRESRIFMFLDLKGSTTLADKMAAEHYFGFLHRYFAEMSEPILETDAEIFQYVGDEVVLTWKVGNGLEEANCIRVFFLIEEQIHAHRDHFLQTYGVVPEFKAGVHTGEVITAQIGELKSDIVYNGDVLNTTARIQALCNQLGQKLLVSAELIERLSLGPEYTVVELGDVSLHGKAEALKLCAVDRTDI, from the coding sequence ATGCATGTCTTGGCGATGAATGCTTATACAAGCCGAAGGCTGCTGACGTCGGCGAAGCTCGGCCTGGCTACAATTCCATTCTCTGTAGTTCTTCGATTCGCTCACGGATACGGTCTTGAACCGGGCTCGTTTGCCATGGGCTTTGGGGCAGGGTTCGCGGTTGGTGTGGCCGAGCTCTTCTTGTTTAAGTCTTGGCTGAAGGACCTTCCTTTTCTTGTTCATTTGGCGGTAAAAGCACTTATTCTTGTTGGGGTCATGTACCTGACGTTTGCCGTTCTCAATCTCTTGGACGTATTTGTAGATGGGATCACCTGGCAGGCATATGGCCAGGCCATCTTCCAAGGCGAGACCCTCATTGGGATAGTTGAAGGGCTCGTTGTGATTACTTTTCTTCTCTTCTTCATTAATCTTGACCGGTTGCTTGGGCCTGGCCTGCTATTGGGGTACGTAACCGGACGCTACCACCGCCCCCGGCGGGAGTCCCGGATTTTCATGTTCCTGGACCTGAAGGGTTCCACTACGCTGGCAGACAAGATGGCAGCAGAACACTACTTCGGCTTCCTTCATCGTTACTTCGCGGAGATGTCCGAGCCGATTCTGGAAACCGATGCGGAGATATTCCAATACGTGGGCGACGAAGTCGTCTTGACCTGGAAGGTGGGGAACGGACTGGAGGAGGCGAACTGTATTCGGGTGTTCTTCCTCATTGAAGAACAAATCCACGCCCATCGGGATCATTTTCTTCAAACCTACGGAGTCGTGCCCGAGTTCAAGGCTGGCGTTCACACTGGAGAGGTTATCACGGCTCAAATCGGCGAGCTTAAGAGCGATATCGTCTACAACGGGGATGTGCTCAACACAACGGCGCGAATCCAGGCGCTCTGTAATCAGCTCGGTCAAAAACTGCTGGTATCGGCGGAACTCATAGAGCGTCTCTCTCTCGGACCGGAGTACACCGTTGTTGAGCTAGGGGATGTGTCGTTGCACGGAAAGGCTGAGGCGCTGAAGCTCTGCGCCGTGGATCGCACTGATATCTAA